The following are encoded in a window of Actinomyces oris genomic DNA:
- a CDS encoding glycoside hydrolase family 36 protein produces MIHHITLTGRSIALACDGTVTTQHGAGGATGAVYVEASHLTLLHDMRDGEFYRTGQNSWSPSGWRRLSEAPMRIANEQRRRTADDAPWDDPARHHSAWMAVLEDSAGALLVGCLDGRTPRLRADTAVLEAFTESGDPARWVILPGPATAVMARYARELGESLGARAIEPQSVWCSWYSYYEGISQEALEREIPQVAELGFKTLQIDDGWEVAVGDWEAGESFSDGMEAAASRIREAGMQPGLWVAPFIALPGSRAVRDYPEMFVHNADGGLAVAGSNWGGDYYALDTTHPTAQTYVRKLIAKIVHRWGFSYLKLDFINAAAIPGYRHRQIDREEAYRTGLRLVRDTAGEETFLLGSGALIMPSIGLLDAVRVGPDVAPMWENYASDDLSDAKAYNALHAGINRLWLGRVIGVDPDVVFFRHRRNLLDDTQMQWLRDVAEASRYRCLSDQMTWLDEEEKEAVRAFLAAEDEPLEILGRYRFSLGERQIDLTEAIEGTPSAYPL; encoded by the coding sequence ATGATTCACCACATCACCCTGACCGGGCGGAGCATCGCCCTGGCCTGCGACGGCACGGTGACCACCCAGCACGGGGCCGGCGGCGCCACCGGCGCGGTCTATGTCGAGGCCTCCCACCTGACCCTCCTGCACGACATGCGCGACGGCGAGTTCTACCGCACCGGCCAGAACTCCTGGTCGCCGTCGGGCTGGCGTCGCCTGAGCGAGGCGCCCATGCGCATCGCCAACGAGCAGCGTCGTCGGACCGCCGACGACGCCCCCTGGGACGACCCGGCCCGCCACCACTCGGCCTGGATGGCGGTCCTGGAGGACTCCGCCGGGGCGCTGCTCGTGGGCTGCCTGGACGGGCGCACGCCGCGGCTGCGCGCCGACACCGCGGTCCTGGAGGCCTTCACCGAGTCCGGCGACCCGGCGCGCTGGGTGATCCTGCCCGGCCCGGCCACCGCCGTCATGGCTCGCTACGCGCGCGAGCTCGGCGAGAGCCTGGGGGCCCGGGCGATCGAGCCGCAGAGCGTGTGGTGCTCCTGGTACTCCTACTACGAGGGGATCTCGCAGGAGGCCCTTGAGCGGGAGATCCCGCAGGTCGCCGAGCTGGGCTTTAAGACGCTTCAGATCGACGACGGCTGGGAGGTCGCGGTCGGCGACTGGGAGGCCGGCGAGAGCTTCAGCGACGGCATGGAGGCCGCCGCGAGTCGGATCCGGGAGGCCGGCATGCAGCCGGGCCTGTGGGTGGCGCCCTTCATCGCCCTGCCCGGCTCGCGGGCCGTGCGCGACTACCCGGAGATGTTCGTCCACAACGCCGACGGCGGACTGGCCGTGGCCGGCTCCAACTGGGGCGGCGACTACTACGCGCTGGACACGACTCACCCCACCGCCCAGACCTACGTGCGCAAGCTCATCGCCAAGATCGTCCACCGGTGGGGCTTCAGCTACCTCAAGCTCGACTTCATCAACGCCGCCGCCATCCCCGGGTACCGGCACCGCCAGATCGACCGGGAGGAGGCCTACCGCACCGGGCTGCGGCTCGTGCGCGACACCGCCGGGGAGGAGACCTTCCTCCTGGGCTCCGGGGCGCTCATCATGCCCTCCATCGGGCTGCTCGACGCGGTGCGGGTGGGGCCGGACGTGGCCCCTATGTGGGAGAACTACGCCTCCGACGACTTATCCGACGCCAAGGCCTACAACGCCCTGCACGCCGGCATCAACCGGCTCTGGCTGGGGCGGGTTATCGGGGTCGACCCCGATGTCGTCTTCTTCCGCCACCGCCGCAACCTCCTGGACGACACCCAGATGCAGTGGCTGCGGGACGTGGCCGAGGCCAGCCGCTACCGGTGCCTGTCGGACCAGATGACCTGGCTTGATGAGGAGGAGAAGGAGGCCGTGCGCGCCTTCCTGGCCGCCGAGGACGAGCCCCTGGAGATCCTGGGCCGCTACCGCTTCAGCCTGGGTGAGCGCCAGATCGACCTCACCGAGGCCATCGAGGGGACGCCGTCGGCCTACCCCCTGTGA
- a CDS encoding ATP-binding protein — protein MTTYQPRLMDQRLEELLRSVPAVSVEGARAVGKTRTARAHGTTFIAVDDPDERAQLAAIGSRFTTLPSPLVIDEWQRMPELWDRVRRAVDDDPSPGRFLLTGSSTPSQAPTHTGAGRIITLRMRPFSLAERAIETPTVSVGRLLGSGLGTQDLSALTPIEGYTSVTIDQYVDEICRSGFPAIREQPPLGRKAQLDGYIEQTLRHDLPEATGGRRRSRTVREWLTAYASAVATTASFTSIAELATRPLSTDMGLATARSYRDHLSGMWLLDPVPGWSPSENEFSRNNLTDKHQLCDPALAARLLGYGPSEVLGVGHPILTSPRGTPRRPRVLGSLFESLVIQSLQVYAEVLSARVFHLRTKGGLQEIDIILEGSDRRVVAIEIKARATPKPEDTKHLRWLRKKIGPRLADAVLVTTGRLAYRDEDGIAVVPAALLGP, from the coding sequence ATGACCACCTACCAGCCGCGTCTCATGGACCAGCGCCTCGAGGAGCTGCTGCGGTCGGTCCCGGCGGTCAGCGTCGAGGGAGCCCGCGCCGTCGGGAAGACCCGCACCGCCAGGGCCCACGGCACTACCTTCATTGCCGTTGACGATCCCGATGAACGCGCCCAGCTCGCCGCCATCGGATCGCGCTTCACCACTCTTCCCAGTCCTCTCGTCATCGACGAGTGGCAACGCATGCCCGAGCTGTGGGACCGGGTACGTCGCGCTGTCGACGACGATCCCTCTCCCGGCCGTTTTCTGCTCACTGGGTCCTCCACACCGTCCCAGGCCCCCACCCACACCGGCGCAGGACGGATCATCACTCTCAGGATGCGTCCCTTCAGCCTGGCCGAGCGCGCGATCGAGACTCCAACGGTCTCGGTGGGGCGCCTGTTAGGCAGTGGTCTCGGCACTCAGGATCTCTCCGCCCTGACCCCGATCGAGGGGTACACGAGTGTCACGATCGACCAGTACGTCGATGAGATCTGCCGCTCGGGTTTCCCCGCCATCAGGGAGCAGCCACCTTTGGGGCGCAAGGCCCAGCTGGACGGATACATCGAACAAACGCTTCGACATGATCTACCAGAAGCGACGGGCGGCAGGCGACGTTCACGAACCGTGAGGGAGTGGCTGACGGCCTACGCCAGCGCAGTGGCCACAACGGCGAGCTTTACCTCCATCGCCGAGCTGGCGACCAGGCCCCTGAGCACCGACATGGGCTTGGCGACGGCACGCTCCTACCGAGACCACCTCAGCGGGATGTGGCTACTGGACCCGGTTCCGGGCTGGAGCCCCAGCGAGAACGAGTTCTCCCGCAACAACCTGACCGACAAGCACCAGCTGTGCGACCCGGCCCTGGCCGCCCGCCTTCTCGGATACGGTCCCTCCGAGGTGCTCGGGGTCGGCCACCCGATCCTCACCAGCCCTCGGGGCACCCCGCGCCGCCCCCGAGTACTCGGTTCACTATTCGAGTCCCTGGTGATTCAGAGTCTTCAGGTCTATGCAGAGGTCCTCAGCGCCCGGGTCTTCCACCTGCGCACGAAAGGCGGGCTCCAGGAGATCGACATCATCCTCGAAGGGTCCGACCGCCGGGTTGTCGCCATCGAGATCAAGGCAAGGGCCACCCCCAAGCCGGAGGACACCAAGCACCTGCGCTGGCTGCGCAAGAAGATCGGACCGAGGCTCGCGGACGCAGTCCTGGTGACCACCGGCCGTCTGGCCTACCGGGACGAGGACGGGATCGCCGTCGTGCCCGCCGCCCTGCTGGGACCGTAG
- the cas3g gene encoding type I-U CRISPR-associated helicase/endonuclease Cas3, which yields MSSLDFTDLFREITGHEPRDYQVRLAERLARGEPPSHLSVPTGMGKTLAVLIGWLYALAQDAEQVGRRRRRRVVPLRLHLVVDRRAVVDDSFEAAQRIRRALAEGAGDRSAVRYVAEVLRSAFTIPAAAEVLEVRRLRGGLADADRDLTEHTRYPSRPAIILGTLDMTVSRLLFRGYQLSPYRRSIDAALTGMDAFWVLDEAHLSKQALTTLFVLRSEESRLEDRCGGSVPGLQVMPMTATPMTLPTLHRGADQEPTPGLSLDWEEECRLDPQLAARRAHRDGVPVDVHCVDGKAAAALTEQACSRAKELSRGESLVVFCNTLDTVKRVVAGLKKQARKLKDQAPHVDVMVGGMPARRGEHVVEGLSPYRTGAEGRQDAQATVVVATSTLEVGADLDFTHLLTESCQAGSLVQRLGRVNRVGARLDGSVTIVHSTTSKDPIHGGAADAVVELIGGATTLGEVVKRLDEADGREELVNATQVPVIIPPNVFAAYLRTLGSRNDAPVHPWIRPLSDPRPDTFIVFRKSVGDLAGVSSKALQEDLTRWRPDLRAEAWSIPLNDAQEVAKQAVKTQPLVIIDPTSQEPRVLEAGDSPPDLVPGQILVLAPSDGSNPYGLENAGRDYSGQHVMPGATAEEVSKELVSLATGTDRGTSRRKEVILTDLSGGDLRTDDPYADLLEEAALLAVPPGWQIVDDVLGADSLHPWLRLRLVEVATEGPANTEDDADERTLCGHGDRVGERAGQWARAIGLPENLVEDLVTAGYHHDDGKDDPRMQAALGAAVDESGFLVLEEPVQRKHRRQLSKSRLPRRYWNRSMRMAGVPSGWRHEAASADRLEEQLEEGEQTAHDPDLVMHLVLSHHGRFRGPGPVCLPEHGPAPRHQDPNEASWAEAMSRFHRLNDRYGPYTLALIETILRLADWDVSQELEQNHE from the coding sequence GTGAGCAGCCTGGACTTCACAGACCTCTTCCGCGAGATCACTGGGCATGAGCCCAGGGACTACCAGGTGCGCCTGGCCGAGCGACTCGCCCGGGGAGAGCCGCCGTCCCACCTCAGCGTGCCGACCGGGATGGGCAAGACCCTCGCGGTCCTCATCGGATGGTTGTACGCGCTGGCACAGGACGCCGAGCAGGTAGGCCGACGTCGTCGGAGGCGGGTGGTCCCGCTGAGACTGCATCTCGTTGTCGACCGGCGTGCCGTCGTCGATGATTCCTTCGAGGCGGCGCAAAGGATCAGGAGGGCGCTCGCAGAAGGTGCGGGTGATCGGTCGGCGGTGAGATACGTGGCCGAGGTACTGCGCTCGGCTTTCACGATCCCTGCTGCAGCGGAAGTGCTCGAGGTGCGGCGCCTGCGCGGCGGGCTCGCTGATGCTGATCGAGACCTCACGGAGCACACACGCTACCCCTCGCGCCCAGCCATCATCCTGGGAACACTCGATATGACCGTGTCCCGTCTGCTGTTCCGCGGCTACCAGCTCTCGCCCTACCGCCGCAGCATCGATGCGGCGCTGACGGGGATGGATGCGTTCTGGGTCCTCGACGAGGCGCACCTCTCCAAGCAGGCCCTGACCACCTTGTTCGTGCTCCGCAGCGAGGAGAGCAGGCTCGAGGATCGTTGTGGTGGCAGCGTCCCGGGCCTGCAGGTCATGCCGATGACGGCGACACCCATGACGCTTCCCACCCTCCACCGGGGGGCCGACCAGGAGCCGACTCCCGGTCTCAGTCTGGACTGGGAGGAGGAGTGCCGCCTGGATCCGCAACTGGCTGCGCGGCGGGCGCATCGTGACGGTGTCCCGGTGGACGTTCACTGCGTGGATGGCAAGGCGGCAGCCGCTCTCACGGAGCAGGCATGTAGCCGCGCGAAGGAGCTGAGCCGGGGAGAGTCGCTGGTCGTCTTCTGCAACACCCTGGACACCGTCAAGAGGGTCGTGGCCGGGTTGAAGAAGCAGGCCCGAAAGCTGAAGGATCAGGCTCCTCACGTGGACGTCATGGTCGGCGGGATGCCTGCTCGCCGTGGAGAGCACGTCGTGGAGGGACTCTCGCCTTATCGGACGGGGGCCGAGGGCCGTCAGGACGCGCAGGCCACCGTCGTCGTGGCCACATCGACTCTGGAGGTTGGTGCTGACCTCGACTTCACCCACCTCCTGACGGAGAGCTGTCAGGCCGGCTCCCTGGTGCAGCGCCTGGGGCGAGTCAATCGGGTCGGCGCCCGCCTCGACGGCAGCGTGACCATCGTTCACTCCACCACGAGTAAGGACCCGATCCACGGCGGAGCCGCAGACGCCGTCGTCGAGCTGATCGGCGGAGCCACCACCCTCGGTGAGGTGGTGAAGCGGCTCGATGAGGCTGACGGGCGGGAGGAGCTGGTGAACGCGACTCAGGTCCCGGTCATCATCCCTCCGAATGTCTTCGCCGCCTATCTGCGCACCCTGGGGTCCCGCAACGACGCCCCGGTCCACCCATGGATCCGACCGCTGTCCGATCCACGGCCGGACACATTCATCGTCTTCCGCAAGAGTGTGGGAGACCTTGCCGGCGTCAGTTCCAAGGCCCTCCAGGAGGATCTGACTCGTTGGCGGCCCGATCTTCGAGCCGAGGCCTGGAGCATCCCGCTGAACGATGCTCAGGAGGTGGCGAAGCAGGCGGTGAAAACGCAGCCCCTCGTCATCATTGATCCGACGTCGCAGGAGCCGCGCGTCCTTGAGGCCGGGGATTCTCCTCCCGATCTGGTTCCCGGTCAGATCCTCGTTTTGGCGCCGAGTGACGGCAGCAACCCCTATGGGCTGGAGAACGCCGGCCGTGACTACTCCGGGCAGCACGTCATGCCTGGCGCCACGGCTGAGGAGGTGTCCAAGGAGTTGGTGTCCCTGGCGACGGGGACGGACCGGGGGACGAGCCGGAGGAAGGAGGTCATCCTCACGGACCTGTCCGGGGGTGACCTGCGAACTGACGACCCGTACGCCGACCTCCTGGAAGAGGCGGCCCTGCTCGCAGTGCCACCGGGCTGGCAGATCGTCGACGACGTCCTTGGCGCCGACAGTCTTCACCCATGGCTCCGCCTGCGACTCGTGGAGGTCGCCACCGAAGGTCCCGCGAACACCGAGGATGACGCCGACGAGCGCACCCTGTGCGGCCACGGAGACCGGGTGGGTGAGCGTGCGGGACAGTGGGCCCGAGCCATCGGCCTGCCCGAGAACCTGGTGGAGGACCTCGTCACAGCCGGGTATCACCATGATGATGGCAAGGATGATCCCAGGATGCAGGCCGCCCTCGGGGCTGCCGTGGATGAGAGCGGCTTCCTCGTCCTGGAGGAACCGGTTCAGCGGAAGCATCGAAGGCAGCTGAGCAAGTCTCGGCTCCCTCGCAGGTACTGGAACCGCTCCATGCGCATGGCCGGCGTTCCTTCCGGCTGGAGGCATGAAGCGGCCTCAGCGGATCGCTTGGAGGAGCAGCTGGAAGAAGGTGAGCAGACGGCGCACGATCCTGACCTGGTGATGCATCTGGTTCTCAGTCACCACGGACGCTTCCGAGGCCCAGGACCAGTGTGCCTGCCCGAACACGGACCAGCACCACGACATCAGGACCCGAATGAGGCCTCCTGGGCCGAGGCCATGAGTCGTTTCCACCGTCTCAATGATCGCTACGGCCCCTACACCCTGGCGCTGATCGAGACGATCCTGCGCCTGGCTGACTGGGACGTCTCGCAAGAACTGGAGCAGAACCATGAGTAG
- a CDS encoding type I-E CRISPR-associated protein Cas6/Cse3/CasE: MPDRIAVLPLVQALPDLGTPDGVHRRAMSYLPDLRGASRSIRADLGVLYRLALPTEYGGQKGSLVIRFRADLDLPGTQPIEAPSGFAVGQRFTVRVVAEKRHADESGKNRVRAVLDEEAHGWATDLLGRHGLGVSELTVSPRWFVGRRGGRSFTLRDLAGTVNSISEAGASAYHQGIGRGKAYGYGMPLVL, translated from the coding sequence ATGCCTGATCGCATTGCAGTCCTTCCGCTGGTACAAGCGCTACCGGACCTAGGAACACCGGATGGCGTCCATCGCCGCGCCATGTCGTACTTGCCGGATCTCAGAGGCGCTTCGCGGTCGATTCGCGCAGACCTCGGCGTTTTGTACCGCCTGGCCCTACCAACCGAGTACGGCGGGCAGAAGGGTTCCCTGGTCATCAGATTCCGGGCCGATCTCGATCTGCCCGGAACACAGCCCATCGAGGCGCCGTCAGGGTTCGCCGTCGGTCAGCGCTTCACTGTCCGAGTCGTGGCCGAGAAACGCCATGCCGACGAATCGGGAAAGAACCGCGTCCGCGCCGTCCTCGACGAAGAAGCTCACGGTTGGGCCACCGATTTGCTGGGGCGCCACGGTCTGGGGGTCAGTGAGCTGACGGTCTCTCCGAGGTGGTTCGTGGGCCGACGAGGCGGACGCTCCTTCACGCTCCGCGATCTCGCCGGCACTGTGAACAGTATCAGTGAGGCTGGGGCATCCGCCTACCACCAGGGCATTGGGAGGGGAAAGGCCTACGGCTACGGAATGCCCCTGGTGCTGTGA
- the cas7g gene encoding type I-U CRISPR-associated RAMP protein Csb1/Cas7u, producing MTTAQEFRSTIGALMEDSAVAGISVNSKYDSLSGMTVTPPAGTIRQKGEVVGFFETVDDGKAATIDTWGSQASRCEVLLASRFRGGTNTLAEVLGFPMVVLVDEDGEVLTTSVELSHRQADATWRLIRKELTDKGVDFEGIQNATRSQPDALLTGFPTAIPFGWWHSQTKRSQKAVDEANKGGKKGGGKDARELNATRDEFLGYYVMNPAESRSARLFTSEIIATGVSERRRMAGKTDPLFAATSNKTTIRGVKLSTLGIGSLPPLDISEAPSDLTYNSIVGKAFFSLAGLRTFAFSRPEPARALVVSLTLLLYRLLQERLDLRAGAELRLREPGLEVKVERHGAPSEPLALPEVDELVDLVRDLGQEIGWNGATVVTITHDSPLGKIILDVDGRKTDGRSDD from the coding sequence ATGACAACGGCTCAAGAATTTCGCTCCACCATCGGTGCCCTCATGGAGGACAGTGCGGTGGCTGGAATCAGTGTGAACAGCAAATACGACTCATTGTCGGGAATGACCGTGACGCCGCCGGCGGGGACGATCCGTCAGAAGGGTGAAGTTGTCGGCTTCTTTGAAACTGTCGACGATGGGAAGGCGGCCACCATTGATACGTGGGGATCCCAGGCCTCACGGTGCGAGGTGCTTCTCGCTAGTCGCTTCAGAGGAGGAACCAACACCCTCGCTGAGGTGCTGGGTTTCCCCATGGTGGTCCTCGTCGATGAGGACGGAGAGGTGCTGACCACCTCCGTGGAGCTCTCGCACCGGCAGGCCGATGCCACGTGGAGGCTCATACGGAAAGAGCTCACCGACAAAGGGGTCGATTTCGAGGGGATCCAGAATGCCACCCGCTCCCAGCCGGATGCTCTGCTCACTGGATTCCCTACAGCGATCCCCTTCGGATGGTGGCACTCGCAGACGAAGCGCTCCCAGAAGGCTGTTGATGAAGCCAATAAGGGAGGGAAGAAAGGTGGGGGTAAGGATGCTCGTGAGCTGAATGCGACGCGGGATGAATTTCTTGGTTACTACGTCATGAATCCTGCGGAGTCGCGTTCTGCGAGACTGTTCACGTCGGAGATTATTGCGACTGGTGTGTCTGAGCGTCGTCGTATGGCTGGGAAGACGGATCCGCTCTTCGCGGCGACCAGTAATAAAACGACGATTCGGGGAGTAAAGCTTTCCACTCTGGGAATTGGGTCATTGCCTCCGCTTGATATTTCTGAGGCTCCATCAGATTTAACGTACAACTCTATCGTGGGGAAGGCTTTCTTCTCCCTTGCTGGGTTGAGGACATTCGCCTTCTCTCGCCCGGAGCCTGCGCGAGCGCTGGTGGTCAGCCTGACCCTGCTGCTGTACCGACTGCTGCAGGAACGGCTGGACTTGCGCGCAGGGGCGGAGCTGCGTCTGCGTGAACCGGGCCTCGAGGTCAAGGTCGAGAGGCACGGAGCGCCCTCCGAACCCCTCGCACTGCCGGAGGTCGACGAGCTGGTGGACCTCGTGCGTGACCTGGGCCAGGAGATCGGTTGGAACGGCGCCACCGTTGTCACGATCACCCACGACTCCCCGCTGGGAAAGATCATCCTGGACGTCGACGGGCGCAAGACCGACGGACGCAGCGATGACTGA
- the csb2 gene encoding type I-U CRISPR-associated protein Csb2, whose protein sequence is MTDLTITASFPLGEFNAHNGEGRAEWPPAPARVLAAMLSAAHGLGEGITEVEALFRCLPPRITAPPAGERQIGYRRWVPVNNELKTDKNGSPTGIVDRNDRLLEKQAKDPECGMMVGTGADDVVRWTFAADGPADLGILQKVARSVEYLGRPTSPVLLDVVDGAVEVPPGHSCWEPDPTGWIQLRVGTEGLLAALDAREEERRRSTVTGTHPYMSVRPTALYRLVDGRSGDGAAPDTRELLRTCLLYRMLHSGRQGAVLVHASDAALVTEQLRDSLGEAGWMLPLIGGLGRRHLPVLRGVLVAGGSRLASVGLAVRTGVVEARLAETRTLASLPRVLRAATAPSLRWTTVVPTAEEPEGIMDILEECASGLGCRLVGAERHSDSRSDGGVDVQENNGRWHVSIAFDAVVPGPVVFDGSLMVPLGSTTLAVNPRRPRAD, encoded by the coding sequence ATGACTGATCTGACCATCACGGCCTCATTCCCCCTCGGAGAGTTCAATGCGCACAATGGAGAGGGGCGTGCCGAATGGCCGCCGGCTCCAGCGCGGGTACTGGCCGCGATGCTGTCTGCCGCCCATGGCCTCGGAGAAGGCATCACCGAGGTCGAGGCACTCTTCCGGTGCCTTCCTCCACGAATCACCGCCCCTCCGGCCGGTGAGCGTCAGATCGGTTACCGGCGGTGGGTCCCCGTCAACAATGAGTTGAAGACGGACAAGAACGGTTCGCCGACCGGGATTGTCGACCGAAACGACCGTCTTCTGGAGAAGCAGGCGAAGGATCCCGAGTGCGGCATGATGGTCGGTACCGGCGCGGACGACGTCGTGCGTTGGACCTTCGCTGCCGATGGTCCGGCCGATCTGGGCATTCTGCAGAAGGTGGCGCGGTCCGTGGAGTACCTCGGGCGTCCAACCTCACCCGTGCTGCTCGACGTCGTCGACGGTGCTGTCGAGGTGCCACCTGGCCATTCCTGTTGGGAACCGGACCCGACGGGCTGGATTCAACTCCGGGTGGGAACAGAAGGACTCCTGGCTGCTTTGGACGCCCGAGAGGAGGAGCGGCGCCGCAGCACCGTGACGGGGACGCATCCATATATGAGCGTGCGACCCACCGCTCTCTATCGGCTCGTGGATGGGAGGTCCGGTGATGGGGCTGCGCCTGATACTCGGGAGCTGCTGCGCACGTGCTTGCTCTACCGAATGCTCCACAGTGGCAGGCAAGGGGCAGTTCTGGTGCATGCCTCCGATGCTGCTCTCGTCACGGAGCAGCTGCGAGACTCCCTTGGGGAGGCGGGCTGGATGCTGCCACTCATCGGTGGGTTGGGTCGCCGTCACCTGCCCGTCCTGCGGGGGGTGCTCGTGGCCGGGGGTTCTCGGCTTGCCTCCGTGGGACTCGCGGTGAGAACGGGGGTGGTGGAGGCCAGACTTGCCGAGACCAGGACATTGGCTTCCCTGCCTCGAGTTCTGCGGGCCGCTACGGCTCCTTCGTTACGGTGGACCACTGTTGTGCCGACGGCGGAGGAGCCTGAAGGCATCATGGACATACTGGAGGAATGCGCCTCGGGGCTCGGCTGCAGACTCGTTGGGGCTGAGCGTCACTCCGATTCACGAAGCGACGGAGGTGTCGATGTGCAGGAGAACAACGGGCGCTGGCACGTCTCGATCGCCTTCGACGCGGTGGTGCCCGGGCCGGTTGTCTTCGACGGCTCCCTCATGGTTCCCCTGGGGTCCACCACCTTGGCAGTGAACCCACGGCGACCTCGAGCCGACTAA
- a CDS encoding ADP-ribosylglycohydrolase family protein, giving the protein MHEDRMVGSLLGLAVGDALGTTVEFQPRGSFPPVTDMVGGGVFGLAPGQWTDDTSMALCIAASLVETGTYDPGDQLGRFVRWYRDGYLSSTGRCFDIGNQTLTALREFEATGEPYRETAGGMSAGNGSLMRLAPVAMAFCDDLEAAGRFCADSSRTTHPAVECVEACGAYGRLIAAAIQGASHAELYAVAVGLAEQVTSPALASILGGSYRVKEREEISSSGYVLHSLEAVLWALARTDTFLDGALLAVNLGDDADTVGAIYGQLAGALYGRSAIPEGWRTRLHDARMIEDLAAGIAERVGTFEVAAG; this is encoded by the coding sequence ATGCATGAGGATCGGATGGTGGGCAGCCTCCTGGGGCTGGCGGTGGGCGACGCCCTGGGTACCACCGTGGAGTTCCAGCCGCGCGGCTCCTTCCCGCCCGTCACCGACATGGTGGGCGGCGGGGTATTCGGTCTGGCGCCAGGGCAGTGGACGGACGACACGTCCATGGCGCTGTGCATCGCAGCGAGCCTGGTGGAGACCGGAACCTACGATCCGGGCGACCAGCTGGGCCGGTTCGTCCGTTGGTACCGCGACGGGTACCTCAGCAGCACGGGCCGGTGCTTCGACATCGGCAACCAGACCCTGACCGCCCTGAGAGAGTTCGAGGCCACCGGCGAGCCCTACCGTGAGACGGCCGGTGGGATGAGCGCGGGCAACGGGTCGCTGATGCGCCTGGCACCGGTCGCGATGGCCTTCTGCGACGACCTCGAGGCAGCGGGACGATTCTGCGCCGACAGCTCACGCACCACCCATCCGGCCGTCGAGTGCGTCGAGGCGTGCGGGGCCTACGGACGCCTGATCGCAGCCGCCATCCAGGGGGCGTCTCACGCAGAGCTGTACGCGGTGGCCGTGGGCCTGGCCGAGCAGGTGACCAGCCCCGCGCTGGCGTCAATCCTGGGCGGCTCCTACCGGGTTAAGGAGCGCGAGGAGATCTCGTCGTCGGGCTACGTCCTGCACAGTCTGGAGGCGGTGCTGTGGGCCCTCGCCCGCACCGATACCTTCCTCGACGGGGCGCTGCTGGCCGTGAACCTGGGGGACGACGCCGACACCGTCGGGGCCATCTATGGGCAGCTGGCGGGGGCGCTCTACGGGCGCAGCGCAATCCCGGAGGGCTGGCGGACACGCCTCCACGACGCCAGGATGATCGAGGACCTAGCGGCGGGGATCGCGGAGCGGGTCGGAACCTTCGAGGTCGCGGCCGGCTGA